The nucleotide sequence AAAATCCATGCAGCGGATATCACTCTGGCAGATGGAAGCGACCTGAACTTCGATCTTTTCGGTGATCACCTCGTCAGCATCCCGGCCTCCTTCAGTAAAGATCTTAATACCGTTGTAGTCAGCCGGGTTATGAGAAGCGGTAATGCAGGCAGAATAAGCGCACTTCATCTCCCTGGCTTTAAACATCACAATGGGGGTCGGGACAAAGTTACCGATAAAGCTGACGGTTATCCCGTTAGCAGTCAGCACCTCAGAAAACCACTTCGCAGCTTTATCTGACAGAAAGCGGCGGTCATAACCGATAACAAAACCGCGGTCTGCTACCTGTTCGGCATTGATAATATTAGCCATTGCCTGGGCCACGACTCTGACATTATCTCTGGTGAACTCCTCACCAATAAAGGCTCTCCAGCCCCCGGTGCCAAATTTGATCATTTCCGGTCTCCTTAGCCCATAGTCACGCTGATATAGTTGACACTTCCCTGTGCCTGAGGAGCGATAGCTCCCGTCACTTCAGTCCCGTTTAGCGTGACTTGTTTTACACCCTTACTGACGTTGTCGGGATTCTTTACTTCAATATGGTATGTCGCTCCGCGCCACTCACGCTGGACCTCAAAGCCTGGCCACTCTTTTGGAATACATGGGTCAATAATCAGGCCGTCAAAGCTTAATCTCACACCCAGAATATGGTTGGTTGCTGCAATATATGCCCAGCCGGAAGTGCCGGTCAGCCATGGGTGGTTCGCTCTGCCATGATCCTGATGGTCTTTGCCCATAATGAACTGAACATAAGAGTATGGTTCGGTGATGCGGGTTTCGATCATCTCGTTCTGGTTATACGGATTCAGGGCGTCGTAGAACTTCATTGCCCTGTCTCCCCGGCCAAGCTTAGCTTCAGCAACCCAGGCCCATGGGTTAGGGTGCGAGAAGATGGCGCCGTTCTCTTTTACTCCCTGATAGACACGGGTAACAAAGCCGATATCATCATCTGGTGTGGCAAAGGAAGGGGCATTCAGATGCAGTCCGTAGTCTGAATAGAGATATTCATCGACTGCGTTCATGGCTTTTGTGCCGCGCTCTTCTGAAACCGCACCGGAAACTACTGCCCAGGTGTTTGATTCAAGATGAACCTTGCCTTCCTCCTGTTCACTGGTTCCGATTTTTTCTCCGTTTTTCGTGATGCCACGGATATACCAGCCACCTTCTTCATCCCAGAGGTGAGTTTCACAGACATCTTTTACTTTATTTGCCATGGCCTGATAGCGGGTAACATCTTCGCCTCTGCCAAGGTAACGGGCCAGATGGACAAACTCATTGAGTGACCAGTAATGCAGGAAGGAAACCATGGATGACTCGCCACCACCAAGGTTCAGGCAGTCATTCCAGTCAGCTCTCAAACCCTTTGCTACCCCGGTTTTGCCTACATGTATGTCGGTAAACTCCAGCGCTGCTTTCATATGATCATAAACGCAGGCTTCGCCGCCATCGGCATAGGGAATCACCTCGTCAAAGAACTTCGTCTCGCCAGTCTCCATCACATAGCGGCAGATGGTCGGGATCAGCCAGAGGTGATCGTCTGAGCAGGTATCATCAATGCCGTGGATCTTATCTTCATCACCTGGTGTCGGTACAACGGTTGGTGACTTTGAAGGCTCAACACTGGCTTTTTCAGGATCAAACCAGTCGGGATCAAAAAGATGCAGGCCATAACCGGCTTTTACCTGACCGCGAAGCAGATCCACAATTCGCTTTCTGGTCATTTCAGGGTTGGAGTGAGGAACGGCCATGGCATCCTGAGCGGTATCCCTGTAACCAAGGCCGGTTCTTCCTCCCACTTCAATAAAAGAGGCGAAACGGGACCAGACCACACAGGTCTCGGCCTGATAAAGTGTCCAGGCGTTAATCATGGTATCCAGCCCTTTGTTCGGGGACTTCACCTGAAACTTACTGCAACGCTTATCCCAGTGAGCCTTGATATCGTTAAAGGCCTTATCAATATTCTCCGGATTCTGATATTTGTTTCTTAATCTTTCTCCATTGCCTTTGCCTAGCCCTAGAATAAAGGCAAAGCGCACCTCTTCACCCGGCTGGATAACAAACTGCTTATGCAGCGATCCGCACTGGTTGTAACAGGTTTGAGTCTGGTTTGAACAATGTCCTTTCTCCACTGCAACCGGGTTGGACTCATCCCGGTACAGGCCAAGGAAGTTATCTCTCTGACCATCGTAGCTGTCAGGCGTGAAGGTGGAAGCCAGATAGTAAAAGCCTTCAAACTCGTCTGTGTTGTAGAAAAGATCGTATTCAATCACCCCTTCTCTGTATTCCGTGCCGCCGGAATAAAGTGACATCTGATGGTTCTGATTGTCGGAAGCGATATGGCTGAAGGAGAACTCAACAAAAGAGAAAGCACTGATGGTTCTTGGTTTATCTGAATTGTTTTTAATCACCAGATCCCAGACTTCGGCATCTTCGCCCTTTGGCACAAACAGAGTTTTGGTTGCGGTTATACCGCTATAGTCACAACGGAATTTTGAATAGGAGAGGCCATGACGAACTTCGTAGTCAGCCTCTTCAAGGCTCTTTGCCACCGGCTGCCATGAAACAGACCAGTAATCGCCGCTCTCATCATCTCGCAGATAGACATAGTGTCCCGGACGGTCAAAGGGTGCATTAGGGCGGAACTTGGTTACCCGGTTGTATTCCGGTGAATTATAGAATGAGTACCCTCCGGCGTTCTGCGAGATTACCGTGCAGAATTTTTCCGTGCCCAGATAGTTCGTCCACGGAGCCGGCGTGTCCGGCCTGGTGATAACATATTCGCGATTTTCATTGTCGAAATAACCGTATTGCATTGAAACTTCCTTCTAGATGTTCTTTTTCAGTTGTTTTTGTTGATTAAAAATCAGGGAATTACTCTCTTGTTGAACAGGTAAACTGGCAGATAACGGCGAGCAGGAACCAGGCTCCGTGGGGGATCCATTGCTCTCCCCAGCGCCAGTTTTGCAGCATGTCATCTTTCTGTTTCTCCGGGTTAAAGGCGATATCTTCCTCGTCTTCAAAACCTGCGGTGATTCCGTTGCAGATCCCTCCTTTAGCATTGTTAAAGCCCTGGTGAGGGAGGTAGTCCGGGTTGTTATGACCGTGCCCGTCCAGCATGCAGATATCGAAAGGGTTAAGGCCGGTAATCCAGTTCAGTGCATTCTGCGCATAATCTGACAGCGTTTTTTCTAACCTGAGAGAAGGAACGGCTTCGGTTGCCAGATAGGCGGCGCAGGCCAGAGAAGCCAGCCGGGCGTTTTCCCCCTGCCACCAGTAACCGGACTCATTGTCCTGAGCAATAAAAAACGCCTCGCGCTTATTGCCCGAAACTGACTTAACGTACTGCCTTGGATAACCAAAGGGATTGATGACCTTTTGAGTTACTGTGAGCTCAAAGATCATGGCAACCCCGACTTTTGATTTTATTGATTTTTTTATTTCTTCATCGGTTTCGATTGCAAGATATTCACAAAGAGCGATAACCGGCATGCCCGCTTCCGAGGCATGAAAATAGGGACGAGAGCCGTCATGGTTTGCTGACCAGTAATATGAAAACTGATTATCTGTGTGCTGGCGTCTGGCAAGCCTTGCCGCCCATTCCCGGGCTTCAGTCAGATAACAACTTTTTTCTGTCGTGCGGTAGAGTTCCACGCAGGCTAACAGAGCGCAGTACTCATCGATGATATTTTCTTCACCATCGGGCAGGTAGCGCAGGTTATTTTCTCTCAGATGCCGGTAGCCTTTTTCGGCGCATTCCAGATAGGTTTTCTGGCCGAATTCGCCGTGATAAATAAAACGGGCAGCAGATGCCAGAGCAGCAATTGCAACTCCACCCCCTTGGCGAAACGCTGCCTCAAAATCGTCGGATTTAATGCCCTCCTGAGTTGAGTAACAGCAAAGCTCCCGCTGCTTGCTGTCTTTACTCCACTTATCAAACACTGTCATATAGAAAAAGCCGGATGGATCCTGCATGCGAACCAGAAAATCCGCGCCATGCAAAGCTTCTTCCAGAAGACGGCTTTTCAGAAAAGGCGGGAAATCAGTTTTACTGTCAAGCAACTGATGACCCTTCAGCATATTCCAGACAACCATTGGCGTTTGCTGAGGGTTCAGGTAATTGGCATAAGAGAGGTGACTCAGGTACTTACTCACATCTCCGGATGCATCGTACCAGCCGCCTCTTGCATCAATGCACAAATCGCTATCCAGCAGAGGTACATTTTTATCCTGCTGTTCATAGATCCCGCCGCAGCGTTGAGATTTAAAATAGTGAAGGAGATCTGAGAAGGTGTGCGTAATCAGCACATCTTCATCAATAATAAACACGTGAGAACGGGCCTCTCCCACAGCCAGATAGTAGGATCCTTTTTCAGTCCAGCGTGAGAGATCTATGCTGTAGAAGAGACCGCAGTGCCAGTTGGCCACTCTGCCCTGATAGAGCAGATCAAACTCAGCGACGCACTCCTTACTTTCCCCCGAAATAAGTTGTGCGGTTAATGGCTGAGTCAGCTTTTTACCGGTCATGAGAATGGCTTTTTTCTCTCCCGTCAATTCATAACCTATGTGGTTGGTTAGCAGCTGCATATCGTTCTCCGGTTTAAAAATGGGGTTATAGGGCTATGGGGTTTTTAGGCCCTGGGCCCTGGGATTTTTTACTCTGTAGCTGAGGGGCACTCTGGGTGGGTGTGGCGGAGCAAACATAAAATGTACATGGATGTACATTTGTGAGCGCCCATGGATGGCCTGAGCGTTTTGCGCAGCCATACCCACCCAGAGTGACCTATCTCTGAACTCAAATTATTCAAACAAGTAACAACGCACAAAATGGTTGTCGGACAACTTAGTTACTCCTGGTAACTGTTCTTTACAGCGGGCTGTTGCATGTATGCAGCGGCCGGCGAAAGGGCAGCCTGTGGAGTCAGGTGTCCAGAGCGGGATCTCTCCCTTATTGCCTTTGAGCTTTTCGTGGATCGACTTTTTAGGATCCGGAACGGCGGAAACCAGAAGCTGGGTATAAGGGTGCTGTGGATCGTGAATGATCTCTTCCGTATCTCCCCATTCCACCATATGGCCCACGTACATTACCGCCAGATCTTCCGCGATATAGCGGGCTGTGGCGATATCGTGAGTGATGTAGAGCAGAGACATCTGCTTCTCAAATTTCATCTCTTCCATCAGGTTCAGAACCCCGGCCCGGATAGAGACATCCAGCATAGAAGTTGGCTCATCGGCCAGAACCACCTCAGCGCCCACAGCGATATTGCGTGCAAGGTTTACCCGCTGGCGCTGACCACCGGAAAGCTGGTGCGGGTACTTAGCTGCCGTTTCCTTTGGCGGGATAAGACCCACCTGTTCCAGTAGATCATAAACCCGCTCCTGCAGCTCTTTTTTGTTCCCCTTCGTCACCTTCTTGTGGATCAGAAGCGGTCTGGCGATATGGTGGAATATGGTGTGGGTCGGATTGAGTGAACCGAAGGGATCCTGCCAGACCATCTGCACGCCTTCGCGGTACTTCATCAGGTCTGCACGCTTCTGAATTGTCTGGATATCACGGCCCTTGTACTCGATATGCCCGCCGGTGGGGGCGTACATCCTGGCGATCATCTTAGCCGTAGTTGACTTGCCTGAACCGGATTCCCCGACAACAGCCAGACCCCGGCTTTTATACATTCTGAATGACACATCATTAATTGCGCGCATCATAGGCTGCTTTAGTGCGTTGCTGGTGATAGGAAAATCCTTAATCAGGTTATTACCTTCAACCAGCAGTTCGCCGAAATGGTTACTCATAGTTATCTCCTCAAATTCCCGTTACTGTTTACACTTGTGCCAGAGCTATCTGCTCGCCATACAGGTGGCAGTTGGAGAAGCGGTTCGGCTTAATTTGTCTTAGTTGTGTCGTTTGCTGACGGCATATCTCGCTGACTTTTTCGCATCGCGCCTGAAAACGACACCCCTGCGGAATTTCAAGTAAATTAAGCGGATTGCCGGGAATACCCGTCAGCTTGGTCTTTGGTCCTGTTAACGGAGGGAACGAGCTTCCCAGACCTTTGGTGTACGGGTGATAAGGGCTTTCAAGAATATCCTTTGAAGGTGCGACTTCTATCAGTTCACCTGAATACATGATCCCGATACGATCCGAGAACTCCACCATCAGAGAAAGGTCATGGGTGATAAACATAATCGAGAACCCGAACTCTTCTTTCAGCGCATAGATTTTTTGCAGAATCTCCCTCTGAACCACCACATCCAGCGCCGTTGTCGGTTCATCCATAATGATCATCTTCGGATTCAGGGCCAGAGCAATGGCGATCACCAGACGCTGACGCATACCACCTGAGAACTGGTGCGGATAGTCAGTTAAACGGCTTGGATGAATATCCACTATTTCCAGCAGACCTTCCGCCCGGCTTTTCGCCTGCTGGCGGGTCATACTGGTGTGACGCATAATCACATCACAGAATTGCTCTTCCATGGTCAGAACCGGGTTCAGCGCATTCATTGCACTCTGGAAAACCATGGACATCTCACTCCAGCGGAATGACTGCATTCTGGCATCGCTGTATTTAAGGATATCCTCACCGTTGAAGAACACTTCTCCTCCGGTGATAAACGCTGGTGGCTTATGCAGCCGCATCAGTGAAAAGGCCACGGTGGATTTACCGCATCCGGATTCACCGGCCAGACCGAAAACCTCACCTTTACCAATATCGAAACTGATATTGTTGCAGGCACGGACATCACCGGCGTCAGTGATATAGTCGACGCACAGATTACGGATTGAAATTAACGGATTAGTCATAGGGTTACTCTCCATCCCATAGTTCTTTACGCTGAGGGAATAGTTCTGGTTGGCGCTCTTGCTTGTCTTTTTTTGCCATCTTCTTCCAGCGTTTCATTCCCTTGTGGGAGCGAAGCTGAGGGTTGGCAATTTCATCGACAGCGAAGTTAAGCAGGGCAAGGCCGGTAACAAGCAGTGTCAGGGACAGACACGGAGCAAGCAGTTCCCACCATGCGCCGATTAGCATGGAAGATGACGTCTGTACGTTGTACAGCATGATGCCCCAGCTGATGGTGTTCGGGTCGCCCAGACCAAGGAAGGAAATGGTCGCTTCCATCATGATGGCGTACATCACCGAGCCGATAAAACTGGCGCCCACAATGGAGATCAGGTTTGGCAGTATTTCCACAAAGATGATGCGCCATGACTTCTCACCAAGTACTTCGGCCGCTTTAACAAACTCCTTTTCACGCAGGGCAAGAGTCTGTGAGCGGATGACCCTTGCGCCCCAGGCCCAGGAGGTACAGCCGATAATCAGAGCAATAGTGAGCGGCCCGGCTTCACCGATAAAGGCGGCAACCACAAACAGCAGCGGGTACTGAGGAATCACCAGCATAATGTTCATAGCAGCGGTAAGAAAATCATCCACCCGTCCGCCAAAGTAACCGGCTGAAACGCCAATGACAGTTGCCAGAAAACAGACGGTCAGGCCTGCACCAAAACCAACGGCAAGTGAAACCCTTGCACCGTACGCCACCTGAGACCAGATATCGCGCCCCATGCGGGAAGTGCCCAGCACATGATCGGCTTCTTTCGACATATGCATTGTGCGGCGGTCGGTGGCAAGGCTCTGCGCCACCCATCCGTCCGGATTACCTTGCGCACTCTTGACCACAAAGGCCGGATATTCGTGTGGGTTACCGCTCCGCTTGTCCGGAGCGTGCTTGGTGATTAAAGGCGCGGCAAGCGCAATAAAGATAAATATGCCCAGTATAGATACGCCGGTCAGCGCCATACGGTTACCCAGAATTAGCTTAATAAAACCTTTCATAATTATTTGCCTCCCTTACGCAGGCGAGGGTCAAGAACCACATAAAGCATGTCTGCCAGCAGGTTAAAGCAGAGCATAAACAGCGTCATAATCAGCAGTTGTCCCTGAAGAACCTGATAGTCACGGGCTGTGATGGCGTTAAACAGAACAGTGCCAAGACCCGGATAGTTAAAGATAATTTCGATAATCAGCTGACCACCGATAGCCATGCCCAGAGACATGGACAAAGCAGTTACACTTGGCAGCAGAGCGTTTCTGGCGGCGTAGTTAAAGACCACCCGGTTTTCGCTCAGGCCCTTACCCTTTGCCATGGTGATATAGTCTTCAGCCAGCAGGTTGATCATGTTGTTACGCATGTTCACCAGAAAGCCGCCAATCTGAACGACAGATGCACAGAAAAGAGGAAGCACAGCGTGATAGGCAACGTCTTTAATAAATGCCCAGCTAGTCCAGTCAGGCGTGCTGCCTGGTGTATAGGCATAGCCGGTCGGGAACCATTTAAAGCCGATGGCAAAGACAAACATCGCCAGCATAGCGATAACCACCTGAGGAACCGCCTGAATAATCAGAGTGCCCGGTGTGACCATGGCGTCGTATTTACTGCCCCGCTTCCAGGCGGCAAATATGCCCAGGATGGAACCTATGGAGAAGGAGATAACCACAGCGGTGCCGGCAAGGAACAAAGACCAGCCAAAGGCACTGCCCAGAAGTTCGTTTACGCTTAGCGGATAAAACTTAATTGAGGTACCCAGCTCCCAGCTCAGGATGCTTTTCATATAGGTCAGGTACTGCATCCAGATTGGACCGTCGACAAAACCAAGAAGCTGTTTCATAGCTTCAATACGTTCCGGGGTAACCTGTGTGGTCGCATTGGCGAACATCATGGTGACCGGATCGCCCGGCATGGCCCGGGGGATAATAAAATTCAGTGTTGCGGCGACAAGCAGCGCAATCAGATAAAAAGAGAGTCGTCTCAGAAAATAACCCATAACTTACACCTTACTTAATCCAGATATTTGCTGACTCTGGTGTCAGTAGCTCTGTTTTTAGAACGAATCATCCCCTGACGAACTGGCGCCATAATTATTGCTTTGGGGATTGCGGCGCACCGGGGTACGCCGCCTGGAGTGTTGTGAATCAGTTCACTGGTTTAAGGTCCAGCACATGAAGCAGACGCTCCGGAATACCGGCCCAGATATTTGGACGGCCCTGAGGGTTTTCTTCATTCCACCATCCGGTAAAGCGGGTGGTGTTGTACTGATACATATTGGCACCGGAGAGAACCGGAATCGTCACCTGATTTTCAGCGATGATTCTCTGAATGCCGTGGGCAATCTTCATCTGCTCACCTTTGTCAGCCGTTTTGTAGAAGCTGTCCAGCAACTGATCCAGTTTGTCATTCTGGAAGAAGTGCATGGCAAAGCGCGGCATGCCTTCACCTTTCTGAAGTGCTGAGCTGTAGCCACTGTGCCAGTACTTGTGCGGGTCTGCACCGTGGAAGTAGTTGGTGTAAGCGACATCGTAAGTTGCGTCCAGCATCGCCTGGTTATATACCGCAAACTCAGGAGTACGGGCGCGCGCCTTAATACCGGCTTCGTTTAGCTGTTCAACGGCAAGCTGCACTGTGTTGTTAAAGTCAGTCCAGCCGTTTGGTGACTGAATCAGCAGCTCAAAAGTCTTTCCTGATGGCGTTTCAACAAAGCCATCTTTGTTGATGTCTTTAAATCCGGCTTTTGCCAGCAGATCCTTCGCTCCTTGTGTGTCGTAGGTATTAAATTTCTTGAATTTCTCATGGGTATCCTTATCTGACCAGGCTTCAAATGCGTAGCCAAGGCCGGATGCAAAGTCATTGACTGTGCCACCGCCATAGAAGGCGATATCAATAATGGTCTGGCGATCCAACGCCATAGAGAAGGCGCGGCGGAAATCCACATTGTTCAGGGCTTCATGCTTAGCCGGATCAGGGTTTTTGTAGTTAACCACAAATGCCTGAGTACCGGATGCCGGATACCAGTAGTGATGGTTCGGGCTGGCTGCGGCATAGGTGCGGTCGATATCCGGCACAAATGAAGAGGTCCAGTCCAGTTCTGAGTTTACGATTTTACCCAGCAGCTGATCGTTGTTGGCAATCTGAGGCACGCGCAGACAATCAACCTTCAGGCTCGCATTATCCCAGTAGTTCGGGTTGCGGCACTGAATGTAGAGCTGCGGAGTAAAGGTGTCGATTTCGGTAAAAGGACCTGTACCCACCGGCTGCTCATTGGTGAAGGTTGTCGGGTCTTTTACCTCTTTCCAGATATGTTTAGCGACAACCGGAACATGAGACATTTCGTACGGGACATTTGAGTTTTCTTCTGTCAGCTTAAACTCAACCTTATGAGCATTGACTTTGTTAACGGACTTAATCCATTTGTTGATGCCGCGCTGGTCCAGCTCTGGTTTTTGCTCCAGAAGCTTATAGGAGAAGACAACGTCATCTGCAGTGAAGGCTTTACCGTCAGACCATTTTACCCCCTTGCGAAGGTCAAAAGTCACGGTCATCAGGTCATCCGACATAGAGAAGTTTTCTGCCAGACGCATAACCGGCGTATTGCCGTGCATCTCATTGAAAACCACCAGAGGTTCATAGATAAAGTCGGTTGTGGTGCGAAGGTTAGTTGCAAGATAGGGGTTAAAGTTTCTAACCATAGTCGGATAGAAGTCGGGTACGATGGTTAGCTCACTTCTGG is from Vibrio sp. JC009 and encodes:
- a CDS encoding ABC transporter permease codes for the protein MGYFLRRLSFYLIALLVAATLNFIIPRAMPGDPVTMMFANATTQVTPERIEAMKQLLGFVDGPIWMQYLTYMKSILSWELGTSIKFYPLSVNELLGSAFGWSLFLAGTAVVISFSIGSILGIFAAWKRGSKYDAMVTPGTLIIQAVPQVVIAMLAMFVFAIGFKWFPTGYAYTPGSTPDWTSWAFIKDVAYHAVLPLFCASVVQIGGFLVNMRNNMINLLAEDYITMAKGKGLSENRVVFNYAARNALLPSVTALSMSLGMAIGGQLIIEIIFNYPGLGTVLFNAITARDYQVLQGQLLIMTLFMLCFNLLADMLYVVLDPRLRKGGK
- a CDS encoding glycoside hydrolase family 9 protein, which translates into the protein MQLLTNHIGYELTGEKKAILMTGKKLTQPLTAQLISGESKECVAEFDLLYQGRVANWHCGLFYSIDLSRWTEKGSYYLAVGEARSHVFIIDEDVLITHTFSDLLHYFKSQRCGGIYEQQDKNVPLLDSDLCIDARGGWYDASGDVSKYLSHLSYANYLNPQQTPMVVWNMLKGHQLLDSKTDFPPFLKSRLLEEALHGADFLVRMQDPSGFFYMTVFDKWSKDSKQRELCCYSTQEGIKSDDFEAAFRQGGGVAIAALASAARFIYHGEFGQKTYLECAEKGYRHLRENNLRYLPDGEENIIDEYCALLACVELYRTTEKSCYLTEAREWAARLARRQHTDNQFSYYWSANHDGSRPYFHASEAGMPVIALCEYLAIETDEEIKKSIKSKVGVAMIFELTVTQKVINPFGYPRQYVKSVSGNKREAFFIAQDNESGYWWQGENARLASLACAAYLATEAVPSLRLEKTLSDYAQNALNWITGLNPFDICMLDGHGHNNPDYLPHQGFNNAKGGICNGITAGFEDEEDIAFNPEKQKDDMLQNWRWGEQWIPHGAWFLLAVICQFTCSTRE
- a CDS encoding ABC transporter ATP-binding protein; its protein translation is MTNPLISIRNLCVDYITDAGDVRACNNISFDIGKGEVFGLAGESGCGKSTVAFSLMRLHKPPAFITGGEVFFNGEDILKYSDARMQSFRWSEMSMVFQSAMNALNPVLTMEEQFCDVIMRHTSMTRQQAKSRAEGLLEIVDIHPSRLTDYPHQFSGGMRQRLVIAIALALNPKMIIMDEPTTALDVVVQREILQKIYALKEEFGFSIMFITHDLSLMVEFSDRIGIMYSGELIEVAPSKDILESPYHPYTKGLGSSFPPLTGPKTKLTGIPGNPLNLLEIPQGCRFQARCEKVSEICRQQTTQLRQIKPNRFSNCHLYGEQIALAQV
- a CDS encoding ABC transporter substrate-binding protein: MLTMIKKTIVATTVIAATSVSAQALARSELTIVPDFYPTMVRNFNPYLATNLRTTTDFIYEPLVVFNEMHGNTPVMRLAENFSMSDDLMTVTFDLRKGVKWSDGKAFTADDVVFSYKLLEQKPELDQRGINKWIKSVNKVNAHKVEFKLTEENSNVPYEMSHVPVVAKHIWKEVKDPTTFTNEQPVGTGPFTEIDTFTPQLYIQCRNPNYWDNASLKVDCLRVPQIANNDQLLGKIVNSELDWTSSFVPDIDRTYAAASPNHHYWYPASGTQAFVVNYKNPDPAKHEALNNVDFRRAFSMALDRQTIIDIAFYGGGTVNDFASGLGYAFEAWSDKDTHEKFKKFNTYDTQGAKDLLAKAGFKDINKDGFVETPSGKTFELLIQSPNGWTDFNNTVQLAVEQLNEAGIKARARTPEFAVYNQAMLDATYDVAYTNYFHGADPHKYWHSGYSSALQKGEGMPRFAMHFFQNDKLDQLLDSFYKTADKGEQMKIAHGIQRIIAENQVTIPVLSGANMYQYNTTRFTGWWNEENPQGRPNIWAGIPERLLHVLDLKPVN
- a CDS encoding ABC transporter permease — translated: MKGFIKLILGNRMALTGVSILGIFIFIALAAPLITKHAPDKRSGNPHEYPAFVVKSAQGNPDGWVAQSLATDRRTMHMSKEADHVLGTSRMGRDIWSQVAYGARVSLAVGFGAGLTVCFLATVIGVSAGYFGGRVDDFLTAAMNIMLVIPQYPLLFVVAAFIGEAGPLTIALIIGCTSWAWGARVIRSQTLALREKEFVKAAEVLGEKSWRIIFVEILPNLISIVGASFIGSVMYAIMMEATISFLGLGDPNTISWGIMLYNVQTSSSMLIGAWWELLAPCLSLTLLVTGLALLNFAVDEIANPQLRSHKGMKRWKKMAKKDKQERQPELFPQRKELWDGE
- a CDS encoding N,N'-diacetylchitobiose phosphorylase, with amino-acid sequence MQYGYFDNENREYVITRPDTPAPWTNYLGTEKFCTVISQNAGGYSFYNSPEYNRVTKFRPNAPFDRPGHYVYLRDDESGDYWSVSWQPVAKSLEEADYEVRHGLSYSKFRCDYSGITATKTLFVPKGEDAEVWDLVIKNNSDKPRTISAFSFVEFSFSHIASDNQNHQMSLYSGGTEYREGVIEYDLFYNTDEFEGFYYLASTFTPDSYDGQRDNFLGLYRDESNPVAVEKGHCSNQTQTCYNQCGSLHKQFVIQPGEEVRFAFILGLGKGNGERLRNKYQNPENIDKAFNDIKAHWDKRCSKFQVKSPNKGLDTMINAWTLYQAETCVVWSRFASFIEVGGRTGLGYRDTAQDAMAVPHSNPEMTRKRIVDLLRGQVKAGYGLHLFDPDWFDPEKASVEPSKSPTVVPTPGDEDKIHGIDDTCSDDHLWLIPTICRYVMETGETKFFDEVIPYADGGEACVYDHMKAALEFTDIHVGKTGVAKGLRADWNDCLNLGGGESSMVSFLHYWSLNEFVHLARYLGRGEDVTRYQAMANKVKDVCETHLWDEEGGWYIRGITKNGEKIGTSEQEEGKVHLESNTWAVVSGAVSEERGTKAMNAVDEYLYSDYGLHLNAPSFATPDDDIGFVTRVYQGVKENGAIFSHPNPWAWVAEAKLGRGDRAMKFYDALNPYNQNEMIETRITEPYSYVQFIMGKDHQDHGRANHPWLTGTSGWAYIAATNHILGVRLSFDGLIIDPCIPKEWPGFEVQREWRGATYHIEVKNPDNVSKGVKQVTLNGTEVTGAIAPQAQGSVNYISVTMG
- a CDS encoding ABC transporter ATP-binding protein, whose translation is MSNHFGELLVEGNNLIKDFPITSNALKQPMMRAINDVSFRMYKSRGLAVVGESGSGKSTTAKMIARMYAPTGGHIEYKGRDIQTIQKRADLMKYREGVQMVWQDPFGSLNPTHTIFHHIARPLLIHKKVTKGNKKELQERVYDLLEQVGLIPPKETAAKYPHQLSGGQRQRVNLARNIAVGAEVVLADEPTSMLDVSIRAGVLNLMEEMKFEKQMSLLYITHDIATARYIAEDLAVMYVGHMVEWGDTEEIIHDPQHPYTQLLVSAVPDPKKSIHEKLKGNKGEIPLWTPDSTGCPFAGRCIHATARCKEQLPGVTKLSDNHFVRCYLFE